The proteins below come from a single Miscanthus floridulus cultivar M001 chromosome 1, ASM1932011v1, whole genome shotgun sequence genomic window:
- the LOC136500820 gene encoding uncharacterized protein, giving the protein MGLGARPERGEGEQERNRGRGEEREVLILAEIQLCDIIGTSRAGSRAPPLVKIFLRGWGWDRLEAYSSIQVEWCDYKKYLGDYFICNAGQVAILCAKQKPETVGEGVAAEYNDLHAAANLCIKLERELLRRCRDYLTPEDIHLSKDIKNHAKHLIGSEGESSVAAAGMVCIAKEADLIFELLTGCSDWDTTEMIAFGNQIRRSASNLMLYKGSKSAAAVAGAMLGLAIEAKLFHQYLISEGSRVSGYDVSRQIRRCTAALLTKLEEELAQDTADEEKKRKLEKKRKKKLEKKRKRKNKLQKKNQRLQKKMKLNGGNETKLSLTVAKDKDFEAKPPLLSELLKANGE; this is encoded by the exons ATGGGCTTGGGGGCGCGGCCGGAGCGGGGCGAGGGCGAGCAGGAGAGAAACCGTGGAAGAGGAGAGGAGCGGGAGGTTCTTATTCTGGCGGAGATCCAACTATGTGATATTATTGGCACTAGTCGCGCCGGAAGCAGAGCTCCGCCACTCGTTAAG ATCTTCTTGAGAGGTTGGGGTTGGGACAGGTTGGAGGCCTACAGTAGTATTCAGGTTGAGTGGTGTGACTACAAGAAATATCTCGGGGACTATTTCATCTGCAATGCTGGCCAAGTTGCCATTCTTTGTGCCAAACAGAAGCCTGAGACAGTTGGAGAAGGCGTTGCTGCCGAATATAATGACCTGCATGCTGCAGCCAACCTA TGTATCAAGCTTGAGAGAGAGCTTCTCAGGCGCTGCCGAGATTACCTCACTCCTGAAGACATCCACTTGAGCAAAGATATCAAGAATCATGCAAAGCATCTGATCGGATCAGAGGGTGAATCTTCTGTTGCAGCTGCGGGCATGGTG TGTATCGCGAAGGAGGCTGACCTGATTTTTGAGTTGTTGACGGGTTGCTCTGACTGGGACACCACCGAAATGATCGCCTTTGGCAATCAGATCCGACGGTCTGCCTCAAACCTTATGCTCTACAAAGGTTCTAaatctgctgctgctgtcgctggcgCCATGTTG GGTTTGGCAATCGAGGCTAAGTTATTTCATCAGTACTTGATATCTGAAGGCTCTCGTGTCTCTGGGTACGACGTTTCTCGTCAGATCCGCAGATGTACAGCGGCACTTTTAACCAAGCTTGAGGAAGAGTTGGCTCAGGACACTGCTG ATGAGGAGAAGAAGAGAAAGttggagaagaagagaaagaagaagttggagaagaagaggaagaggaaaaatAAGTTGCAGAAGAAGAACCAGAGGTTGCAGAAGAAGATGAAGCTGAACGGGGGAAATGAGACCAAG CTTAGCTTAACAGTTGCCAAGGACAAGGATTTCGAAGCGAAGCCTCCTTTGCTATCTGAGCTACTGAAGGCTAATGGAGAG TGA